DNA sequence from the Myxococcus guangdongensis genome:
CGGCGCCGGCCACCGCCACGCCATTCTCAGTCACCGTCAGACTCGCGGGCCCCACGGTGGCGTCGTCGAGCGCATCGACGAAGGCGACGTGGATGCGCGTGTTGCGGGCCACCTGCTCCGCGTCCTGGAGGGGGAGCGTGTAGTCGATGAAGCCCACGCCATCCGCCGTGGGCCCGCCTCCGTCCGAGCCATGGGCATCGGGTGAGCCTCCATCAGGCGTCCCCGCATCCGAGCCCGAGTCGATGGCGTCCATCGGCGGATCATCGGACTTGGAATCCTTGCAGGCGGTGACTCCCAGCCAGAGGGCCAGGATGAGCAGGACACTGCGCTTCCACGGAGTGGTGGTGTTCATGAAATGTGGGGGGTGCGGTGGAAAAACCGACAGGCCACTTCCGCGGCCACGCCCCAACCCCTGCTCAGGAACGGATGGCGCCAGAAAAGTCGCACAGTCCGTTGCATCTGCCACCGCATCACGGCTGTTCGGAAGATGAGAACCCGAGGAACAAGGGCGTGACGCCAGGCGCCCACATGTGGCGGCGGAGCGCATTCGAGTTCACGTGAGGGTGGTCCGAGGCAGACAACTCACTCCGCAGCGAGCGTCCCGTCTGAAGCACCTGGAGTCACCACCCGCGCGGATGGTGGCACGCGCGCCCCCCGTCGGGCCGCCCCCTTGCGTCAGAGCCCTGCGTCAGCAGGATGCGAGCTGCGCCACCAGCAGGTCGTCACTCCCGAGGAAAAGAGGCCACGCGCAGACCACCTTGCGTCAGCGCCCCACAGCAACGAGCGCGGGCAGGGTCACCGTCATGTCGCTCCCCGCGCGGCAGAAGGGCCACGCGCAGACCACCTTGCGTCAGCGCCCCGAATCTCGGTGAGGCGCGAGTTGCGCCACCGTCACGTGGCCACTCGCATGGCAGAGGAGCCACGAGCGGGCTGTCTGAAGGGAGCCACCTTGCATCAGCGCCCCATCAACGAGCGTGTCGCCACTCGCGCGGAAGAGGAGCCATTCTCGGCCCTCCAGAAGGGCGGCCAACTTGCGTCAGCGTCCTACCTCAGCGAGCGCGGGAAACGCCGTCACCCCACGCCGCCCCTCCCCGGCATCACACCGAGGACAGGCCGCGTGCTCAGGCCTTGAGACAGGCACCCACGAGCAACCGCTCGCACAGCGCTGGGAAGTCGATGCCGCGACCCGCGGCAATCTTGGGCAACAGGCTGGTGGCCGTCATGCCCGGCAGCGTGTTCGTCTCCAACAGGAACACGTCACCGCCCTCGGTGACGATGACATCCGAGCGTGAGCCGCCAGCGCAGCCCAGGGCCCGGTGCGCGCCCAGGCACACCTCGTTCACCCGCGCGTACTGCGCCTCGGGGAGCGGCGCGGGAAAGAGGTACTGAGTACCCGTGCCCGCCTTGTACTTCGCGTCGTAATCGTAGAACTCACGCGCGGCGCGGACCTCGATGACCCCCAGCGCCTCGTCGTCCAGCACGCCGCCCTGCACCTCGCGGCCCTTCACGAACTGCTCGACCATCAGGGTGCCCGCGTACTTCACGGCGTCCTTCACCGCGGCCTCGTAGGCGTCGCGCGTCTTGCAGATGTGCACGCCCACGCTGCTGCCCTCGCGGCTGGGCTTCACCACCACCGGGAAGGGGAACGGCAGCGAGTCCGCCGCCGCCAGCGCGGACGCCTCGTCCTGGAACGCGCGGTACGCGGGCGTCGGGATGCCGTGGGCCAGGAAGATCTGCTTCGCGTAGACCTTGTCCATCGCCATCGCGGACGCGAGCACGCCGCTGCCCGTGTACGGGATGAACATGGACTCGAGCAGGCCCTGGAGACTGCCGTCCTCACCGTAGCGCCCGTGCACCGCCA
Encoded proteins:
- a CDS encoding D-alanine--D-alanine ligase; translation: MTTVNRGAFTKDELKHKRVGVLFGGLSSEREVSLRTGAAVSGALRSLGYDVVDIDVGKDLPARLVAEKVDVAWLAVHGRYGEDGSLQGLLESMFIPYTGSGVLASAMAMDKVYAKQIFLAHGIPTPAYRAFQDEASALAAADSLPFPFPVVVKPSREGSSVGVHICKTRDAYEAAVKDAVKYAGTLMVEQFVKGREVQGGVLDDEALGVIEVRAAREFYDYDAKYKAGTGTQYLFPAPLPEAQYARVNEVCLGAHRALGCAGGSRSDVIVTEGGDVFLLETNTLPGMTATSLLPKIAAGRGIDFPALCERLLVGACLKA